AACTCTCCTGTAAAGTAAAGACCTATGTATACTCTGTTAGCAGACGTTTGTGGCTCAAAAAGCTGACACAGCGAAACAAATACGTAGGTAAGATTGATGACTTCGAGAGCTTTATTCCATTTGTCAAAGATGAAGTAGATCCTGAAGAACAGGATGCTCAGTTTAAAGCTATGAACGAGGCGTTATCACAGTTAGGAGAACCTTGTCGTACTATTCTGGAAGATTTCTTTATTAATGACTTTTCCATGCAACAGATTACTGACAAAATGGGTTATACTAATACGGATAACGCAAAGAATCAGAAGTATAAATGCTTAATGCGATTGAAAAAGATATTTTTCTCAAAATATCAGATCTGATCCAAGTCATGTTGTTAAAACTATGATTACCCAGGAAATACAAGAACAAATTGAAAGCTATGTAGCCGAAAAGATGCCTGCAGCAGAGAAAGCATCATTCGAAAAAATGATGCAACAAGACAAACATCTCGCAGAGGCAGTCCGTCAACATCAGGTGATGGTAAATAGCTTTGCAACATTTAGCCGCCGGACTAAACTCAAAAAGCAGTTTGATTCCTTCCATAAAGAATGGAAAGAGGAAAGCAAAGAGCAACCTTTTATCTATACCTATGGTGTAAGGGCATTCTGGCGAAATCATATGACTACAGTAGCAGTAGCTGCCTCTGTAGCAGTTATTACTGTATTTAGTACTATCTTTATGACCAACTATCTGCGTTCACTGGAACATCAGCAGGTAAGTAATTACGCGGAGTTAAAGAAAGAAAACAATCATATTAAGAAAAGACTAAGCGATATTTCGGCTTCTCTACAACAGGATGTGACTACAGCAGCTGATTATGCAGCTAGTGCAACAGGTTTCATGATCTCTCCCAATGGCTACATTGTCACTAACCGACATGTAGTAAGTGGAGCAGATGAGGTATATGTAGAGTCTACAAATTATGAGAACATTCGCCAACGTTATAAAGCAAAAGTAATTCATAAAGATCAAAAGCTAGATCTGGCACTACTCAAGATATCAGATTCTACTTTTAAACCGTTGGCCTATATGCCGTATGCGTTAAATACTCGTGAGACAGATCTGGGAGAATCGGTTTATACACTAGCCTATCCACGAGAAGATATTGTATACGGAGATGGAGCGATCAGTGCCCATACAGGAAATGATGGAGACACTTCAAAATATCAAATATCGGTTCCAGTAAACCCTGGAAATAGTGGAGCACCTTTATTGGATGCGAAAGGGAATCTAGTAGGTATTGTTACAGGTAAAAATCCGAATGAAGATGGTGCAGCTTTTGCAATCAAGTCTAAACATTTGTTCACGTTGGTTCAGGAGATACCTGCAGATTCATTACTGGAGCCTCTGACTTTACCTAGAAAAAATTATATGCATTATCTGCGTCGTCCTGATCAGATTAAGAAATTGCAGGGACTCGTTTTTAATGTGAAGGTGTATAAAAAATAAAAAAACGTGTTTGTATTCAAGCCGTTAAAATCCAGAACTGCCCAGAAATGAGCAGTTCTTTCTTTTTATAGATACTTTCTAAAATTCCACAAAGGCCGATAAAGCAGATAATCCAGATCATACTGTCTGTCATAAGCCTCTTTCTCAAAGCTTATATTGTAGTAAGCCTCTTTGTGTTTCATCCCCTTAATACGAAGCCAAGCATACTCAAGCAGATACCAGATGTAAAATGGAATAATTCCCAACTCCAACTGCTGACGCAGGTGAATCTGTTCGTGATTCAGCAGGCGTTCATTTGAAGCATAATGTTTGTATTTTATCAACACAAATGGAAACAGGGCCATTCCATGCACCCACAGAAAAGGAACGTGTATCAGAATCAAAGGCTTACCCGATAAAAATAGAACAAATGTTATTTCCTAGTATGTCGCAAAAATCCAGCCAACCTACCAGGAGATTATACACTTCGAACAGGTTTATTTTAATACAGATTCAATATGTCCATAATGATGGTTACAATGCCAGACATATAGTGACACTACCTGTTTTAATGGATACGTCCTTTTGCTTTCAGGATGAAAATATGTCCGTTCAAAATCGGACTCTGTCATAGAACGCAGCAAAATAGCCCATCGTTTATGCAGGGCAGATATCCATTGCAAGGACACCTCTACAGGTGTTGTTTTACCATCCTCAAGCTCTGCCCAAAGATTTTCATGGTAAGGTTTTATGACAGGGTTTTCTTCTGTTAATGCAAGCTTAAAGCGTATTAATGCATTACTATGACTATCCGCCAGATGGTGTACTACCTGTAAGGCAGTCCAACCATCTGGTCTATAAGGCGTTTGTAATTGCTCAGGAGTAAGTTTGTTTACTAATTCAGACAACTTAACAGGAAATGATTCAATGATCTGAATTCCTTCTGGTACATCTGTAAAGGATACTGACTTAAAATGATCAAATTTTCCAATAGGATACTTTAGCTTTTCTAAATCCATGTGTTGTTTTAGTGTTAAGATAGGATGTTCTGTTATTTGATAATCACCATGTTGAATCATCAGCATGTAACTATTTCATTCTTAAGTCTCTGTAAGCTTTGTAGACAAACCAGCCCATTTACCGGTTGGAGTTTTGCCTACAATATAGGCTTCGATCTCCTTACGACCTAACTTATATACCTGCACATTGCTAAGATTTGAAATAATCTTTTCTTTAAGGATCTTAAACTTATCAACCAGTTTTATTTCTTCTTCGTGATACCATTCCTTTACTTCTGTTACACGTTTAAAGAAATCGTCTACAGATTGTATCTCAACAGGAGTTTGACGTGTCTGCTGAGCAAATCGTTTCACATCTATCTCATTCAAAGGTTTGGTTCCATTAAAATCCCATTCAAAGTAAGCAAACGGCTCATCGGATTCGCTTGGGTAATACAGGTCTTCAGCAGCCTGCAGCAATACCTGTTTCAAACTATTTTCGCTGTTTTCCCCAGTGTTCATAAGTAAATGGTAATGTTTTAGTCAAGTATAGGATTTGTTCAGGATGAAGTCAACTCATAAAAACATTTTGTAAAATTATTTCCATTCCCTCACTCGGAATTCGTAAGTTTGTGACCCTTTTTCGTGAAGGTAGAATCTATATAAATCATAGAATTAATTTATTTAATTATAACCAATGTAATTCCCATGACTGCAGAAATTCACACTGACAAAGGAGTAATGAAGGCCATGTTCTTCGAAGAAGATGCTCCTGGTACTGTTGCTAACTTTGTTAAACTGGCAAAACAAGGTTATTATGATGGCGTATTGTTTCATCGTGTAGTGCCAAACTTTGTAATACAAACCGGAGACCCAACAGGTACCGGAGCAGGTGGACCTGGTTACAGTATTCCTTGCGAACTAACAGGAAACAATCAATACCATGATCGTGGTGTGATCTCTATGGCTCATCGTGGCCGTGATACTGGTGGATCTCAATTCTTTATTTGTCATAACCGTATGAACACCAAAGGTCTGGATCGTCACCATACTGTTTTTGGTAAGGTTATTGAAGGTCTGGATATCATTGACGAGATACGTCAGGGAGATCGTATTACAAAAATCGTAATCAACGAAGACTAAATCTATTTTACAATATTCTGACAGAAAAGCTGTTGTACAAGATCACACAAATATATAAATATCTAATAATCAACCGATTAACTTATAAATTGTTTTTTCTGTCATCCTATATTAATTTATTGTAAATTTGTTTAAAACCTCCCACCCTTATTCGTGGGAGGTTTTATATCGCCAAGATGGTATTTTATAACAAACCACTATACTATCTTCTCATTCATCTACATCTATGTTAGAACGTCCTGGAAAACCTGTGAAAAAAGCCTTTTCTGAGAGTCCTCGCAATACTCGCCTTGGAGCACCACGCTTTTTGGATGCTGATCTTGGTAAATTACCTCCACAGGCTCCTGAACTGGAAGAAGCTGTACTAGGTGCCCTAATGCTGGAAAAAGATGCACTGACAACAGTTATTGACATGCTGAAACCAGATAGCTTTTATAAGGATTCCCACCAGGAAATCTATAGAGCTATTCTGGATCTGTTTGCACAATCAGAGCCTGTTGACTTGTTGACAGTGACAGAGAAACTTCGGGAAATGGGCAAAATTGAAATGGTTGGTGGGGTGGCTTATATTGCCCAGTTAACCAATAGAGTCAACTCTGCTGCAAACATTGAAGCGCATGCCCGTATTATTGGTGAAAAAGCGATCAAGCGTGAATTGATTTCTCAGGCATCTGAAATATTGAAACATGCCTACGAAGACACTACAGATGTCTTTAATCTGATGGACTTTGCCGAACAGGGACTCTTTCAAATCTCAGAATCTAATATCCGTAAAAAAGTAGCAGGTATGCGAGACCTGATGCAAATTGCGATTAAAGAACTGGAAGCCAAAAAAGACCGTAAAGATGGTCTGACAGGTATCCCTTCTGGCTTTAGCGCACTGGATCGGGTAACCTCAGGCTGGCAGCGTTCTGACTTGATTATTCTGGCAGCTCGTCCGGCAATGGGAAAGACGGCCTTTGTACTTTCTGCATTACGAAATGCAGCGGTTATGTTTAATATGCCAGTTGCTATTTTCTCCCTGGAGATGTCCGCGGTTCAATTAGTGAATCGTCTGATTTCAGGGGAAGCAGAACTGGAAAGTGAGAAAATAAAGAAAGGAAATCTTGCTGCGTATGAATGGGAACAACTACATGCCAAGATTCGCAATCTTGAAGCTGCTCCTATTTATATTGATGATACGCCGGCACTCTCTATTCTTGAGTTACGTGCCAAATGTCGCCGTCTGAAAGCACAACATGATATTCAATGTATTATCATTGACTACTTGCAGCTAATGAGTGGTGATTCCGGAGGAAAAGGGGGAGGAAACCGTGAACAGGAGGTTGCTCAGATTTCCCGGGCTCTAAAAGGTCTGGCCAAAGAGCTTAACGTACCTGTTATCGCTCTTTCTCAGTTGAGTCGTGCAGTAGAAACGCGGGGTGGGGATAAACGACCACAACTTTCTGACTTACGGGAATCGGGTTCTATCGAACAGGATGCCGATATGGTGGCCTTTCTGTATCGTCCTGAATATTATGGCATTACTCAGGATGAAAATGGAAATCCAACTACCAATATGGGGGAAGTAATTATTGCCAAACACAGGAATGGATCGCTGGAAAACGTACCATTGAAATTTATAGGTAAATACACCAAGTTTTCTGACTGGGATGGTGCTGAATCATTTACTAATCTGGCGTCATTGCCTAGTTCTGGAATAATTCCGAATGAATTTGATGAAGACCTGCCAAACGGTACCATTCGTCTGGGTAGTAAGGCAAACAATCTGCCACCACAAATGCCACCTGAATCATTGGGAGACGAACCTCCGTTTTAATTTTGTCTATAACAACTCGTCATATTCAAAAGCCTCAGTTATTTATGCTGGGGCTTTTTTGTTGTTTAGTAGTGTAATTCCATAATTGATCATAAAAGAAAATTGACCAATCAGAAGAAGTATATAGATAACAAATAATTCTTTTTTGCGGAATTTCCAGAAAAGCTCATCAGTAGATACAGGTATTTTATTATTTATAATCCATAGAAAACCCAACACAAAAATAACGAGATGGAGATAAGAAAGCCAAGGCCTCATAGTTTGCTCATTAGACAATATAAGCTGATATAAAACTGATAACCCTCCCAAAATGATCATATATTTCAAATCATACATATGTGGATGAGCAACTATATAATAATTTCCTAACAGGATATTCAAATTTGTAATAGAAGCAAAATAGTTCATGCCAACACCTACTATTGCTATAAACAAATATATAAGCCCAACTCTACTTCTGGGAACATTAGAATAAAGAACCAAACATATCAGAACCAGTATAGTACAATATCCAATATATTCAACAACAGATGTTCTTTCCCAAAAACTAACTTGATTAATAGAAGTAACAGGAGGTACCTCTGCAATATAAATTTCTCCCAATAAAAAGTTTATTCCAGTCAAAGCATCTGCTAGAAGAAATACAGCCCATATTAATCCTATTCCTACAATAACCCAAGTTGGAAAAACAATCACAACCAAAAACCAAGTAAACCAACGTAGTTTTCCAAAACCTCCCATCTTCCAACGGATATATAATATAAACAACAAATTAATCAGTTGTAAAAACATTGCTAGTAGCAACACCAATATTGCCATGCCCTCACATATAACTCTGTTGACTATAGTAGTATTTATCAAATTTGATTCAGTTTTTACTGCATTCAAAGGAGGATATATCGTCCACCCTCCACCAGATACTTCTACAGGAAAGTATAACAGCATTCCCCTGCAAACCCAGAACAACAGAAGTAATAAATAAGCAATCCACCATATTCTTCGCGTAAATAGAGTCTTTTCTATATTCCATATGGGCTCTACATACCATAACCAAAGTATACCCATTAGATAAGGCATCAAAAACAAAGAGGTTGTAGTTAAGAAATCAGTTTCATCCAATATGAATTGTACTAATGAGTTATTCATATTTAAGAACAAATTGATAAAGATTGCTACAGTTATTGAAACAATCCCTAACCATATATAGGCAGTAAAGTAGCGTTGAATCATTAATGAAATCAGTATACTAGAAACAATGCCAAAATAGACAAAGAATGAGATTCTGGAAGGTAGATGAATAAATTTATTGTGTCTATAGAAGACTTGTATTAGAATTCACATATCTTATCTTTGCATGATACAATAATAAATACAGAGAAGACAATTTTATATATAAAGTTCTTCTCATTATCCATACCACTGTATCTGTTGTTGGGTCATTCATCTAACTCTACTAACTGACTTTCTAAGCCAATCATGAATCA
This genomic stretch from Xanthocytophaga agilis harbors:
- a CDS encoding sigma-70 family RNA polymerase sigma factor, with the translated sequence MNKVHFQSEEELVMAIRQGDERALGIVYKTYFPMILHFITHNTGTEQEAKDIYQEAMMIFYENMHDPDFELSCKVKTYVYSVSRRLWLKKLTQRNKYVGKIDDFESFIPFVKDEVDPEEQDAQFKAMNEALSQLGEPCRTILEDFFINDFSMQQITDKMGYTNTDNAKNQKYKCLMRLKKIFFSKYQI
- a CDS encoding serine protease, whose translation is MITQEIQEQIESYVAEKMPAAEKASFEKMMQQDKHLAEAVRQHQVMVNSFATFSRRTKLKKQFDSFHKEWKEESKEQPFIYTYGVRAFWRNHMTTVAVAASVAVITVFSTIFMTNYLRSLEHQQVSNYAELKKENNHIKKRLSDISASLQQDVTTAADYAASATGFMISPNGYIVTNRHVVSGADEVYVESTNYENIRQRYKAKVIHKDQKLDLALLKISDSTFKPLAYMPYALNTRETDLGESVYTLAYPREDIVYGDGAISAHTGNDGDTSKYQISVPVNPGNSGAPLLDAKGNLVGIVTGKNPNEDGAAFAIKSKHLFTLVQEIPADSLLEPLTLPRKNYMHYLRRPDQIKKLQGLVFNVKVYKK
- a CDS encoding YfiT family bacillithiol transferase, yielding MDLEKLKYPIGKFDHFKSVSFTDVPEGIQIIESFPVKLSELVNKLTPEQLQTPYRPDGWTALQVVHHLADSHSNALIRFKLALTEENPVIKPYHENLWAELEDGKTTPVEVSLQWISALHKRWAILLRSMTESDFERTYFHPESKRTYPLKQVVSLYVWHCNHHYGHIESVLK
- a CDS encoding nuclease A inhibitor family protein; translation: MNTGENSENSLKQVLLQAAEDLYYPSESDEPFAYFEWDFNGTKPLNEIDVKRFAQQTRQTPVEIQSVDDFFKRVTEVKEWYHEEEIKLVDKFKILKEKIISNLSNVQVYKLGRKEIEAYIVGKTPTGKWAGLSTKLTET
- a CDS encoding peptidylprolyl isomerase, giving the protein MTAEIHTDKGVMKAMFFEEDAPGTVANFVKLAKQGYYDGVLFHRVVPNFVIQTGDPTGTGAGGPGYSIPCELTGNNQYHDRGVISMAHRGRDTGGSQFFICHNRMNTKGLDRHHTVFGKVIEGLDIIDEIRQGDRITKIVINED
- the dnaB gene encoding replicative DNA helicase, with amino-acid sequence MLERPGKPVKKAFSESPRNTRLGAPRFLDADLGKLPPQAPELEEAVLGALMLEKDALTTVIDMLKPDSFYKDSHQEIYRAILDLFAQSEPVDLLTVTEKLREMGKIEMVGGVAYIAQLTNRVNSAANIEAHARIIGEKAIKRELISQASEILKHAYEDTTDVFNLMDFAEQGLFQISESNIRKKVAGMRDLMQIAIKELEAKKDRKDGLTGIPSGFSALDRVTSGWQRSDLIILAARPAMGKTAFVLSALRNAAVMFNMPVAIFSLEMSAVQLVNRLISGEAELESEKIKKGNLAAYEWEQLHAKIRNLEAAPIYIDDTPALSILELRAKCRRLKAQHDIQCIIIDYLQLMSGDSGGKGGGNREQEVAQISRALKGLAKELNVPVIALSQLSRAVETRGGDKRPQLSDLRESGSIEQDADMVAFLYRPEYYGITQDENGNPTTNMGEVIIAKHRNGSLENVPLKFIGKYTKFSDWDGAESFTNLASLPSSGIIPNEFDEDLPNGTIRLGSKANNLPPQMPPESLGDEPPF